CAGAAGTCTTGCCGTCCGAGGAGCCGTCTGGAGAAGGTTGATCGATCGACTGTTTGAGAACTGGTCTGGCGCTTTGGGTTTGATGGCTTTTGGTTCGTAACCGAGCGGTCACTCAGCAAGTGCATTGCACCGAGCACTACTGCAAGATATTTCTGTCGCCACCACGTCGATTCTGTAGGATGCAGCCAGTCTCAACAGAATCACCTCAGGGTTACCGTATTGGTTGACCTGCTCTCGCAACGTGCCGTGTGAAGGTACAGGGGATGGACGTTAAGAAATTGCTTCAATCTGGCCGTTAGATGTCTTGACGTCGTCCAACGCGCGATCGTAAAGTGGCGTGAGAGATCACCAAGCATGATCAACAAACGACTCGACGGCATCCCCAAAGCCGTGCGAAGCTTGTGGCCGCTTAGCAGCCAAAAACGGTTGAGACGGTGGAGGTGGCGTCCTTTCGCTTCGCCGTCCCCATGAAGAACTTCCGCGGTTCACAATGGCCCGATCCATGTGGGGGGGGCTTTATGCAGTTCGTCCAGCAACAAATGCTGCAGGTATTGGTGTCCAACACAACTGTATTTGTTAGAAGTATCGTGTCGTGCTCGTTGTGGGCAAGCACATTGCGAAGTACCAACAAGGTATTGATTTGGATGTCCGCAAGAATTTCTGGACAAACGTCTGCAGCGCGACAAATGCAGACAATCTTGCAACGCTGAAATGAAGGACGGAGCACAGTCAGCTAGCAGCAACACAAACCCAAGCCTTCCAGCTCTTTTGTGGAACTCAAACATCGATGTCTTGCCCTAACCACCCGGATCGCAGCCTTACGATGTAACATTGGTACTGTTGCCCTTCCGCACACGCTTGTCACCTGGACAACTGCCAGATGCTGGCAGTCCGCTATAGTCTCCACTCTGCGTGTCGAGAGCTGTGATGGTAGTGCGCAGAGTGGAGGCACCCCCAGAAGGACCTTTCGCCTGGCCTGACAGAATCTCTTTCGCAGAGATGCCATGCACGCCATAATATCGATCATTCTCGTCCTGGGCTTGATAGATCTTGAGACCATCGAGTTTGAGATCGATAGAGTGACCCTTGCTCTTGGCGTATATCCAGACTGGAGCCAGAAAGCTGTCCGTGGAGTACCCTTCAGCGCCAGCATCACTCTTCGGTAATGGGCCCGGGGAGAATCGCAGGGTCTTGCCGAGAACGCAGTCGTCCCTGGAGATCGCTTCGAGGCTCTGCTTGTCTCTGAAGACAAGCACGACATCGATCACTTCTAGCTCGGAGGTCTTTGGCAGGTCAAAGTCGACCAGAATACCAGCCGTGTCAGACCACTTGCCATCCGGAGAACGAGCTAGAATCACGCCACTACCACTTGCGGCTGGAGACCGCAGGTCATCTCGCAGGACATGGAACACAGCCAGGCCCTGGCTTTTCTTGATAATCTGCACAAATTAGCAGACTCACATAGGCGTGAAGCAGGTTACTGACTTCCTGTGGACAGGACGAGGCGGTCCTGTACGGCACAATGAAGCCGTCGACGAAGAATGATCGCAGGATCGAAGCAGCATTATCGGCTTCTCTGTCAAGAGATTCAGGCCATAGTGTTTGCGCATCTACGCTTCGCTTTAGGCTCTGGATAGGATCGCCTGATTTGGCTGCAGATAGCAGCTCGAGAGCTCTCGCCTTGAGGCCGGACATGTTTTCGTGCTGGAGGAGTAGTTCTGTAGGGTGAAACGGACCAGAGTCGACCGTGTCAACTGCGTCGAAAGGATGTAGTTCCTGTTTTCACGAGTCCATTCTATCCAGCGTGCGGCGTAGCATCGCGCTGTCACCTGGCCAGAATCCTGCGCTAGGAACTTGCTGCGGATGCACAGTAGCTTCTGCTAAAGCTTGTAGAGCTTCGCTGCGCCGCATACGATGCTTGGCATCGGATGATTGATGCCCCTCGTGGAAGGTACGATGATAGGCATTTCTTTTGTTAGTAGCTGCTGATACTGGGTAAGGGATTGACATCAATCCTTCACCAGTAAGTCATGCGCCCAGCCTTTCTGTATGTGCCGGATGCCGTCCACCGAGGTACACCGCTGTAACCAGTGGACATTAGCCACACGTCTGACCAGGATCAGTTCGACACGGCTGAAAGTGAGAACAATCTCGATGTGCTATGCCATCGGTCACTGTGGCGCAACATGTTGGAAGCCCTGTGAGTCGAGAGGTGGCCAAGTGCTTCAGCACTATCACGTCCTCTTCTTGCCTTTGACCACATAGTCATCGATGATCCCGACAGCGAGGATATGCCTGCGTGTATCTTGGTAGGTCGTGGTCTCTTGAGGGTGAACTCATCTACAGCACTCGTTATCGTTCGAAGGTCATCATGCAAAAGGACACTCGGGGCAGATTGGACAAGCATTTGGTCAGTGTTGCTGTGGAGGGGCTCGAGGTCCATGGTCCTTTTGCTCCGGAGCAAGCTGTTGAAGACGTCATGTGCATCTAATGGATGTAACGGAAGAAAGTCCATCAATCGTGAAGAAAGTGCCACCAAACGCAGGTGTCGCTTCATGCCACGTGCTTTCCCCGCGTCACATGGCGACAAAGCCACCGTCTCCATCATCGCTTCTCGACACTTCGACCTGAGCATCACCAGACATCCTTTACCAGCGTGAGCCGGACGTACATCTTGTACGACCTGTGCGCTGCCCATCCCCATCACAGACATCACCACCATGGCAGCGAACACCAAGTACACCCCGGCGCCGCAGCGCGACAGCCTGGACGAACCGCAATACTCCCAGGCGCCACCCAGCTACCAGGCCGAACCACTCCTTAACGAGCCCAGAAGCGACGACGACAATGTGCCCGATGATTTCAAGGTAAGCAGAATGAAGCCTCCCCGTCAGTCCCCCAAGCAGCACTAACACTCCTCCAGTTCGGCGGCTCCGTCGCAGAAGCCACCCTCCCAATCCGCATGCAATTCATCCGCAAGGTCTACGCCATCCTCACCGCGCAAATCCTCCTCACGACCGTCATATCCTCCATCTCCTTCTTCTCCGACTCCTTCCGCGGCTGGATCCAGTCGAATCAGTGGATGATGTGGGTGTCGCTCTTTGGGGCCATCGGCTTCATGCTCCTCACATTCTGGAAGAGAAAGAGCTTCCCAATGAACTTGATTTTCCTGGGAGTGTTCACGGCGCTGGAGGCATACTCGATTGCGGTCATAACAAGTTTCTACGAGTCGAGGATCGTGCTGCAGGCGCTGGTCTTTACGGCGGGAATCTTCGTGTTCTTGAGTCTGTTTGCTTGCCAGACCAAGTATGACTTCACGAGCTGGATGCCGTATCTGTTCGGAGCACTGTGGGTCTTGATCCTTTTCGGGTTCATGTCTGCGTTCTTCCCACACACGAAGACGGTCGAGCTGGGATACGGAATTGTGGCTGCCTTGATCTTCAGCGGATACATTCTGGTGGACACGCAGCTCATCATCAGGCACTACCACGTGGAGGAGGAGATCGCTGCGGCCATCTCGCTCTACTTGGACATCCTGAACCTGTTCTTGGCCATCCTCCGGATTCTGAACAGccagaacaacaactgaaTTAAGCGTACTGGATGCTTGAGACCTTACGACCATACCACACCTTACGGATTCAGATTGATGATTAGCGTTATTGATAGTGTACCTTGGCAATGTACCTGAGCCTCGGAATAAAGGGTTTCTTTTGACTTTGTTTACTGCCGCTTTGGTCTGCATTTGCATCGTACGCGATGTATCTTGGTTACACTAATGACTCAACCCCTTTGCCCTCGCCTTCGCAACATCCCTCCAATATCGCTCTGCGCTCGCCGCCCTCAGCTTCGGACCAATCCTCACCATCACAAACAGACTCGCATTCCACGCAAAACCTATCACAGCCACCATAATAAACGTATCGCGATATCCCAGCGCATTGAGCCAGGGTGTGATTCTGAAATTCTAAATCAGCTAACCATCTTCCCCCTTAGGAAGCCCTTGTGTGGTGAAACATGCCCATAATTAACAGCAAAGCTGAGCGTATTCCGGATCAGAATGAGCGTAGTAAGCATATCACCACTCAACGCATGGTATGAGCTGATGGCGTAGCTGATGGCTCCAGCTACACATAGCGAATTGGAGATGGCCAGACTGGCTTGGCTGAAGACTAGAGCGAACCAGTGGATGCGATATGTCACTCCCAGCCCATAGAGCAGCATGGAGAAGGGGACCAAGATCATGGATGCGATGAACATGTACAATGTGTCTTCGGGTTCAGAGATACCGCCCCTCTTGCGAGCGAGGCGAAGCGTCAGGATTCGACCCATTTTGCCGCAGTAGTATGCTCTGTGATGCATTATCAGTTCTCGCCTCGTAACACGTAGTGATAGCATACACACCCAATCAAACACCCCACAACTCCCCCGCTGTAAGCCGCTGCGATCGCTGTGGTGGAGAATCCGTAGTATGTCGTGTACACCGTCCCAGTCGTGGCATTCTGAACCCCAGACCAGACGAGGGCGTTGGCGCCGTACATCAGGCCGGCGTAGACGATTACGGGGTATGTGAAGCCTTTGAAAGGGCCGAGGAAAATGACAAGCATGCGGTTCGGGCGAGGTTTGTCGAGGAGGTAGAGTTTGGATAGGTATGTTTTGCGGGTGTACGTGGTGAGGTGGCCGGGTTCTATGTCGGGTGTAGGGTTTGTTGTGATGTGCTTGAGATCCTTCTCGTCGCCGGGTGTGGTGAGGCCGGATGGGGCATCGGTGGCTTCGACCGAGGCGTGGTTATGGGGGCTGTGGACGCGGTCGTAGTTGGTTTCTTCCATGAGGAAGAAGCAGTAGATGAAGGCAATACCGATCCAGATGGCGGTCCACCATAGAACCCATCTCCAGTCCTGGCCATCGTTGATGAAGCCTGCTAGCATTGGTGCTAGTTTGCCGGTGATGGACAAGCTGAGGCCATACCATGCGAGGTACTTTGGTCTCTCGTGTGCGAACCAAATGTCCGTGATACTGATCTCACACAAAGCCTCGACAGGTGCTCCAAAGAACCCTTGCAGTACTTTGTTCGCTAGGTAAGTGCCCCTCGTGGCACAGAGTGGCGCGCAAGCCATGATGATAATGCTAGTCGCCATGCTGACCAGGTAGGCTGGTCGCTTGCCGTATTGTAGAGCTAAAGGTTGCCCGAATACGCAGGCCCAGCCATGGGCGAGGAACATGACCCCCGTGCCAGTGTTGAGAGTGTTGAGGGTCAGACCAGTTGCTTTCTCGATCGGCTTGACCACCGAGGATACTGATCCGGAGGGCAAGGCGACCATGAGCGTGTACATGAGCACGCATGAAGTGGCCAGCATCTTCCGCTTGAAAGACCAATTGAGAGGGTCCTCGGGATCGTCAGATGGTCGTGGCAGTAGCACAATGTCTTGTTCAGCAGCGCTGGAGGCATGTTTGGTGAGGAGTTTGCCGTGGACATCGATGAGCCGGACTGTGCCTGGTGGAAACTGCTTTTCGTCGTCCATGGCGAAGAGTCGAGTGCCTATGGTTGCATCAAATGGTCACGACAAAGTTCGAAGGACGTTGAAGGACATCCTTGAGCAAATGGGAGGATTTCGCCAAGCGTTACACGAGAGTCACTCCTGTGCTCGCCTATCAGTCATGCAGCTGACTGCCTGTGACAAGGTACAACAAAGGGCATCTGCGTGCTGATGTTGATCTTGGCGAGGAGATAATGGCTGCGATAAGGTGGATCCTCAGATAGGCCTGGCGATTTACTCCATCTGGAGTAATCGTCGGGCAAGGAATGGGTGCACCGATACTGACGTTGCAGTGAGTAGTACGGCAAGCGTTTTCTCCAGATAGTCCATCCACCATGAGCAGGATTGTGTTGGCTGCGTCAGATCTAGCTGGCCAGGAAGTAGTATCGAAATGCCCGCGGACGAGATGAGATCAGACTGTAACGCCGGCATATAAGTATCTGTCAGTCTTTCTCTGGGTACTTCGCCTTCAGTCTGCCACACTGAACAGCACCTTGAGCCATAGACTACAGCCTTTGCAACCTGTCACCAACTCGCCATAGTCTGCATTCTTCTCAAGCTCGGCCTCAGAGATAACGAAAGCAGGCTGGTTGCCACATCGGCATGGTCGCGTCCAACACTCACTGTCTTCATCGAAGTCCAGCTCCTCGAGGTCAACCGTCTCCATCCCGGTGTGGCGAGTGTTGAGTTTGCCCATCTCATCATCCTCTGGACGCTGTAACCTCAGCTCGCGGTCATACTCAGACCGCGAAGCAGGGTCGGAGAGCACTTTGTACGCCTTTGTGATATCGTCGATGCTTGGAACCTGGCTTCCAATGCTCGCTCGAGCAGTTCCTCCTGCCTGTTTATCCGGATGGTGGTAGAGAAGAGCTTGCTTGTATGCTTGTCTGACTTCTGATGCTGGGAGAGGTTTCCCGTTCCTGCTGTTGTCAAGGCCGAGGATTTGGTAGTAGTTCATCGTGACTGCCATGATCGTCGAACGGCCCTCTCATTGTGCGAATACGCGGTCTGAGTAAGTGATTCAATACACGTCTCTGTGCCCTTACCGGGACAAGGCTCAGCTTGGGGAAGAATAATCTGGTGGAACATGACAAGCATTTTTGACAGTCACGTGGGGAGAAGCTTTCTACGGTCTCGGCAACGGCTGCTCGATTTCGTTCCGATCGGATCCCCGTCGTCATTCAGGCCACGATAGTGAACATGCCTCAGCATCGCCTACCGAACATCCGATCGCTCAGAAGCATCGCAGAAGCATGATGGAATGGTGCTCCACCACGCGGCCGGTTCAACCACACGAGCAGAGCTTGTCGTACCTGCAGGCGATGCCGTGTCGCCGTTTGGAGGCTCAACGGCTATTTCGGTCAACACGAAGCTGCCTGATTGGTGTGGCAAAGACATCGAGCTCCAGTTTATGCATTGTCTACCTGGTAACGTGCCAGATCTGGCCACGAGTCTATCGATTCCCTTCGAAGCTTGACATGAGACACGAGTCGGGAGCTATGGGACCGCGGGAAGATGCTGTGAAAGTGTGGCTCAGGATGAGAAACGACATCACTGTTCGTATTTGGTTCCTGCCCGTGTTATCCTTCAAGGCATTCGTCATCGCCTTGAGTGTTCGATGTTTCTTATATGTACTTCTAGCAAGCATTTCTTTGGCTTTCATGCATACTCCTTGCCTATCCTACTCGGCAACTTTCCTAGTATCCTAGCATATCGATTCTTCATTGTTCTTGATATCTCAATATGCGTTTTACTTCCCTTCTGGCCTTGGCCGGTGCTGCCGCTGCGCAGTACAAAGGTTTCAACTATGGTACGCCCTGGTGTGTAGTGGACATCGAACATGACTGACGTGCTTCCGTTCGTAGGCGCAACGATGAATGATGGCACCGTAAGGACTCAGCAAGACTTCGTGAACGAGTTCAACCGCGCAAAGAGCCTTCAGGGTACCTCTGGCTTCACGAGTGCTCGTCTATACACTATGATCCAGGGTGGCACGCCAAACACAGTCTCTTCTGCCATCCCAGCTGCGATCGACACCCAGACCTCTCTACTACTAGGCCTGTGGGCCAGCGCCGGCGAGGATGCTTTCAAGCAAGAATTGACGGCTCTTGAGAACGCCATCAAGCAGTATGGCACTCGCTTCACTTCCCTCATTGCTGGTATCTCCGTTGGCTCTGAGGACCTGTACCGCGTATCGCCCACTGGCATCGAGAACAAGAGTGGCGCCGGCTCCACCCCAGATGCGCTAGTCAGCTACATCAAGCAGGTTCGCAGTACCATCTCAGGTACCGCAGCATCTGGCGCAAAGATTGGTCACGTCGACACTTGGACTGCGTGGGTTAACGGCTCGAATGCCGCTGTCATCAATGCTGTCGACTGGCTCGGGTTTGACGGCTACCCATACTACGAGACGACTGTTTCCAACAGCATTGCCAATGGTGCATCGCTCTTCTTCGAGTCGTACAACGCCACTGTCGGTGTGGCTCAAGGGAAGGAGGTTTGGGTCACAGAAACGGGTTGGCCAGTCCAAGGTCCCACCGCAGGTCAAGCCGTTGCAAGCGTCCAGAACGCCGCGACCTACTGGCAGGATGTGGCTTGCCGTATCCTGAGCAACACCAACACCTGGTGGTTCACTCTCCATGATCCACAGCCGAGCACTTCCGACATCTCCTTCGGCCTTGTCGGCAACGACTTGAACACCGCCCCACTCTACGACCTGACCTGCAAGAACGGCAACACTAAAGGCAAACCCGCTGCCAGCACTTCGGCACCATCTTCCAGCGCCGCTTCACCAACCAAGCTAACCAACGTCGCCGACTCTTCCACCATCAAGATCGCCACCACACCAAACATCCAGTCCCCGCCTCCTGCTAGCCAGTATGCCAGCGGCAAAACCCAAACCGTCTACAGCTCCACCGTCGTCACCATCACAAGCTGCCCCGGCGGCTGCCCCAAGAGCCAAACAACCCTCGCAACCAAGCCAGCCACATCCCCCGCCGGCTCCGCCGCAGTGTCGACAATTCCAGCCGCCAGCGCCACCGCTCCAGCTAGCAACGGCAAGGACTGCCCAACGAACCTCAAAGGCCAGTACGAGTACCCACACCTGATCGTCCCCGTCGACTCCCAAAACCCTAAGAAGGCTTACGGCACCTCATACAACGGCACCATCACGCCAACAATTAGCAGCATTTTCAACTTCGACATTCCCGCCTCCGACGCGGGCAAGACGTGCTCACTCGTCTTCCTGTTCCCGGCGCAGAAGCATTTGCAGACGAGTGCGTACAAGTTTAACGGTGAGGGTGGACTCAAAATTTCTGAGTTGAAGGCGCCTGCTACTGAGCAGACTACGTATGAGACTGTTCCGGCTGCGAGTGGGGGTAGCAAGATTGTTGGAGGTGTGGCGCCGGGGAATGAGTACCTGGTTTTCAGCCGTGCGTGTGCTGCTGGCCAGAGGATCGCATTCGAGCTCTCGAGCACCGACGGACTTGACCTGAGCTTCTTCCAGGACTATAATCCGAGCGCTATTGGGGCTTATGTCACTGTTTGCTAGGTGGGCTGCATTATGGTCATGGAAGGGAGAGATGTGGAATCGGATTAATGAAGTTGGATGACTTGCTTGAACGAAAAGCACAGGGAGGGAGTCGGGTTGCACAGAACCATCAGGATAGATAGAACGATTTTTAATGAAGACATGTACATCACGATCTTCCTTGCCACAGTTGGAGCTTCACATGCTCCAGTCTCGTTCCCAAGCAATACATCGGCGTGACATCATCGCCGAGGTGTCTACCAACTTTCCAACACAGAGCTCTGTAGCATTCCAAGTGGGGATGTTCCAGATCAAAGCGGCTACAACTACAAACGAGAACAACACCAACAACCCTTGCACACTTACCGCCTCAACAGAACCCCCAGCAGTATCCTCCCAGTATCTACCTGTCTCTCCGGTAGCAACAATGGGCCACATCAAATGGCCCCCCTCCCTCCTGCGCACCGACATCCTAGGCGAAATCACGGACACCTCCGGCCGCAAAATCGCCCGCGACATCGGCCGTGCCGTCTGGCTAGGCGGGAACTGCTACTACGCCTTTGGCGATACGTTCTGCCATGATGTTAAGAACGAGTTTTGTGGTGTCACCAACAACTCGATCGCGTATGTTCCGGATCCAAGGGGAGCGCCGACACAGTCTACGTATATTGATTATGCGGCTGGGAACCCAGGGGCGGTGAGGGCGTTTGTGGGGTATACTGATGGTGAGGTATGTACGATGAAGGGGTGGAATGGTGAGGGTGGGGAAGGGAGTGTGATGATGGTGAGCTGATGTTCTCGCTGACGCTCGAGAGTAGAGACAGCATTCAGTTGATGCGCAGGGGAAGGAGAAGCATGATCGGGTGACGTGTTGGAGTTTTGGGGGGATTGTGGAGGATAGGGAGGGGTGTGGGAGTGGGTGGGTTTTCTTTGATAAGATGATTACGGTATGAAGGAAGGAATGTTGATGTGTGTGTGGGAGGGGGCTTGCTGACTTCTTCTTTTGATGGCAGGTCGGCAGTGAGAGTGGGAAGCATTATGGGATTGGCGT
This genomic window from Fulvia fulva chromosome 4, complete sequence contains:
- a CDS encoding SH3 domain-containing YSC84-like protein 1, coding for MSGLKARALELLSAAKSGDPIQSLKRSVDAQTLWPESLDREADNAASILRSFFVDGFIVPYRTASSCPQEIIKKSQGLAVFHVLRDDLRSPAASGSGVILARSPDGKWSDTAGILVDFDLPKTSELEVIDVVLVFRDKQSLEAISRDDCVLGKTLRFSPGPLPKSDAGAEGYSTDSFLAPVWIYAKSKGHSIDLKLDGLKIYQAQDENDRYYGVHGISAKEILSGQAKGPSGGASTLRTTITALDTQSGDYSGLPASGSCPGDKRVRKGNSTNVTS
- a CDS encoding putative glucan endo-1,3-beta-glucosidase eglC — encoded protein: MRFTSLLALAGAAAAQYKGFNYGATMNDGTVRTQQDFVNEFNRAKSLQGTSGFTSARLYTMIQGGTPNTVSSAIPAAIDTQTSLLLGLWASAGEDAFKQELTALENAIKQYGTRFTSLIAGISVGSEDLYRVSPTGIENKSGAGSTPDALVSYIKQVRSTISGTAASGAKIGHVDTWTAWVNGSNAAVINAVDWLGFDGYPYYETTVSNSIANGASLFFESYNATVGVAQGKEVWVTETGWPVQGPTAGQAVASVQNAATYWQDVACRILSNTNTWWFTLHDPQPSTSDISFGLVGNDLNTAPLYDLTCKNGNTKGKPAASTSAPSSSAASPTKLTNVADSSTIKIATTPNIQSPPPASQYASGKTQTVYSSTVVTITSCPGGCPKSQTTLATKPATSPAGSAAVSTIPAASATAPASNGKDCPTNLKGQYEYPHLIVPVDSQNPKKAYGTSYNGTITPTISSIFNFDIPASDAGKTCSLVFLFPAQKHLQTSAYKFNGEGGLKISELKAPATEQTTYETVPAASGGSKIVGGVAPGNEYLVFSRACAAGQRIAFELSSTDGLDLSFFQDYNPSAIGAYVTVC
- a CDS encoding Bax inhibitor 1, whose amino-acid sequence is MAANTKYTPAPQRDSLDEPQYSQAPPSYQAEPLLNEPRSDDDNVPDDFKFGGSVAEATLPIRMQFIRKVYAILTAQILLTTVISSISFFSDSFRGWIQSNQWMMWVSLFGAIGFMLLTFWKRKSFPMNLIFLGVFTALEAYSIAVITSFYESRIVLQALVFTAGIFVFLSLFACQTKYDFTSWMPYLFGALWVLILFGFMSAFFPHTKTVELGYGIVAALIFSGYILVDTQLIIRHYHVEEEIAAAISLYLDILNLFLAILRILNSQNNN
- a CDS encoding Diphthamide biosynthesis protein 4 — encoded protein: MAVTMNYYQILGLDNSRNGKPLPASEVRQAYKQALLYHHPDKQAGGTARASIGSQVPSIDDITKAYKVLSDPASRSEYDRELRLQRPEDDEMGKLNTRHTGMETVDLEELDFDEDSECWTRPCRCGNQPAFVISEAELEKNADYGELVTGCKGCSLWLKVLFSVAD